The nucleotide sequence AGGTGACGGTCGCTCATTTGCCCGAGGGCGAAGGGGTGTATAACGAGGACATGCTCACGGACCAGTCGATGCGCACGCTGGCGGCGGAATTGATTCGCGAGAAAATTCTCGCCGTGACGGAGCAGGAAGTGCCCTATTCCGTCGCGGTCGAAATCGAAGAGTTCGTCGAGGAAAGTAAGATTACGAGGATCCGGGCCACGATTCTCGTCGAACGGGACACGCAGAAAGGGATCGTGATCGGCAAGCATGGCGAACGGTTGAAACTGATCAGTACCCAGGCGCGGCAGGATATGGAGCGCGTGTTCGACATGAAAGTGTTTTTGGAGGTGTGGGTCAAGGTACGGGAAGACTGGCGCGAAGACGAGCGCACGCTCATGGAGCTCGGCTACTAGGGATCCCGCTATGCTGCCTACTGAACAACCAGTCGATCCGCAATCACCCGATGCCCGCCTTCGGGCGTCCGAACGGGACGTGTTGCGGGATGCGCTTCGGGATCAGTCGGATCGCGGGCAGACGAAGTCGGATATCATTTTGCTGTCCGTGCAGCGCCTGTTGCGACGCGGGGCGATCACGAATCTGTCGAAGATGCTCGGCCGGATGCATCCGGCCGATGCCGCCAGAGTCATCACTCATCTGAGTTCTCCCAAAGAAAAGCGCGAAGTCTTTGAACTCGTTCGCGGCGAAGCCAAGCGCGGACAGGTCTTGAGCGAGCTGGACGGCGATAGTATTCAGCAAGTCTTGGCCGACCTGCTGCACTCCGATATCGCCTGGCTTTTGAAAGATCTGGGGCCCGACGACGTCGCCTATATTCTGGGATTCCTCCCTGAAGAGCGGGGCAAAGACATTCTGGCCCTGATGAAGACGGAGGACTCGACGGAAGTCGCCGATATTCTCAAGTATCCCAAGGATACGGCCGGCGGCATCATGACCACGGAGTTCTTTTCGCTGCCGGAAGATGCGACGGCGCAGGAGGCCATTCGACGGCTGCAGCAGGCCACCGATGCCGAAATGGTGTTTTATATTTATGTGACCGACAAGGATGAACACCTCGTCGGAGTGCTCTCGTTACGCCAGCTGTTGACGGTTCCTCCGGCCACGCCGCTGAAAAATATCATGATGCGCGATGTCATGAGCGTGGCGGTCGATATGGACCAGGAAGAGGTGGCGCGCCAGGTGGCCAGTTACAACTTGCTGGCGATTCCTGTTGTCGAGAAGGACGGAAAGCTTGCGGGCATCATCACGGTCGATGACGTGGTGGACGTCATCCGTGAAGAGGCCACGGAAGATATGTTGAAAATGGCCGGCGCGATCGAGGAGGACTCGGTCTCAAAGTCGTCCAGTTTCGGCGCGGCAAAGTTGCGGCTGCCCTGGCTGTTTACCAATTTGGTGGGCAGTCTCTTGTCCGGTGCGATTCTCTGGTACTTCAGAATGACATTGCAAGAGGTGGTGGCGATCGTCAGCTTTATCCCGGTCATCGCGGCGATGGGCGGCAACGTGGGATTGCAGTCGTCGACTTTAATCATTCGCGGACTGGCCACAGGGGTGGTCGAGCTGTCGGATGTGCGCACGGTCTTTTTCCGCGAGGTCAAGGTCGGACTCTTGATGGGCCTGGCTTGCGGCGTGATGCTGACCTTGGTCGGATGGGCTTGGCATCAGGCCTTTTTGGGCATGGTGGTCGGGACGTCGCTGGTGATCGCCTTCCTGGTCTCGACGAGCATGGCGACGATCATGCCGGTCGTGCTGAAGCGCATGGGTGTTGATCCTGCCGTGGCGGCCGGTCCCTTCGTGACGACGGCCAACGATATTACAGGCATCACGATCTATCTCTCATTGGCCACGCTGTTTTTAGACCATCTGCGGTGATCAGCCTCGCCGCGGAGGGAGCCGGAGTATTGCGTGTGCGAAAAAGG is from Nitrospira sp. and encodes:
- the mgtE gene encoding magnesium transporter; translated protein: MLPTEQPVDPQSPDARLRASERDVLRDALRDQSDRGQTKSDIILLSVQRLLRRGAITNLSKMLGRMHPADAARVITHLSSPKEKREVFELVRGEAKRGQVLSELDGDSIQQVLADLLHSDIAWLLKDLGPDDVAYILGFLPEERGKDILALMKTEDSTEVADILKYPKDTAGGIMTTEFFSLPEDATAQEAIRRLQQATDAEMVFYIYVTDKDEHLVGVLSLRQLLTVPPATPLKNIMMRDVMSVAVDMDQEEVARQVASYNLLAIPVVEKDGKLAGIITVDDVVDVIREEATEDMLKMAGAIEEDSVSKSSSFGAAKLRLPWLFTNLVGSLLSGAILWYFRMTLQEVVAIVSFIPVIAAMGGNVGLQSSTLIIRGLATGVVELSDVRTVFFREVKVGLLMGLACGVMLTLVGWAWHQAFLGMVVGTSLVIAFLVSTSMATIMPVVLKRMGVDPAVAAGPFVTTANDITGITIYLSLATLFLDHLR